One window of the Triticum dicoccoides isolate Atlit2015 ecotype Zavitan chromosome 3B, WEW_v2.0, whole genome shotgun sequence genome contains the following:
- the LOC119274516 gene encoding probable calcium-binding protein CML16 gives MSSAGQKQQQQQAKKPAAAEDIEIKKVFSRFDTDGDGRISPSELAAVSRAIAPPATESAQGREVASMMDELDTDRDGYVDLGEFAAFHGRGRGERELDAELRDAFDIYDINGDGRISVAELSKVLARIGEGCSTEECEKMIASVDVDGDGCVGFDEFKKMMTAGDAGAPPQPEATAVPDSNKPKKE, from the coding sequence ATGTCGAGCGCCGgccagaagcagcagcagcagcaggcgaagaagccggcggcggcggaggacatCGAGATCAAGAAGGTCTTCTCCCGCTTCGACACGGACGGCGACGGCCGGATCTCGCCGTCCGAGCTGGCGGCCGTGTCGCGCGCCATCGCGCCCCCGGCCACCGAGTCCGCGCAGGGCCGCGAGGTGGCGTCCATGATGGACGAGCTCGACACCGACCGCGACGGCTACGTGGACCTCGGCGAGTTCGCCGCCTTCCACGGCCGCGGCCGCGGGGAGCGCGAGCTGGACGCGGAGCTGCGCGACGCCTTCGACATCTACGACATCAACGGCGACGGCCGCATCTCCGTCGCCGAGCTCAGCAaggtcctcgcccgcatcggcgaggGATGCAGCACCGAGGAGTGCGAGAAGATGATCGCCTCCGTCGACGTTGACGGCGACGGCTGCGTCGGCTTCGACGAGTTCAAGAAGATGATGACCGCCGGTGACGCCGGCGCGCCACCTCAACCCGAAGCGACCGCCGTGCCTGACAGCAACAAACCCAAGAAGGAGTGA